The DNA segment CCACGTTCCTTTTATTTTTTGGAGCAACAACGCAAACTTAAACAACATCGCAAAGCAATTTGGTTATAATTCAACAAAAATCAAAGGATTTTTATGCAAAGTTTTTTCAGATTACAACCCTACTTTTTAGTCTTTTATCTGCTTTCTCTAGGCATTACGCTTGGTGCGGTGATTGCAAGCGGAGCTTTGAGTGCGCCCTCTATCTTTCGTGCTCCCGCTCTTGTGCCAAACCTAGAAATGACACTCTTTCAATCAGGAATCCTAATGACAAGCATTTTTGTCAAGCTCAATATTCTTTTAAACTTCCTTGCTGTTGTGATACTATTCTATGAGATTCTCTCCTTTCGTGTGAGTAACGCTAGAATCGCCCCGCTTTTAGGACTTATTAGCATTGTTTTAATCTTTCTTTTTACCCTTTATTATACGCCTTATATTTTGCAAGCACAAAGTTTGGGCGAAGAGGGAATCGCAAATGCGACTTTTGATAAGTTGCACACACAATCAGTTTATGTTTTTAAGGCTCTAATGGCAAG comes from the Helicobacter ganmani genome and includes:
- a CDS encoding DUF4149 domain-containing protein; translated protein: MQSFFRLQPYFLVFYLLSLGITLGAVIASGALSAPSIFRAPALVPNLEMTLFQSGILMTSIFVKLNILLNFLAVVILFYEILSFRVSNARIAPLLGLISIVLIFLFTLYYTPYILQAQSLGEEGIANATFDKLHTQSVYVFKALMASLCLLFIVRTLKAINSGYKGK